Proteins from one Pseudarthrobacter sp. BIM B-2242 genomic window:
- a CDS encoding SDR family oxidoreductase: protein MMTLQGAVVLVVGATGGLGSRIAAQLESAGAIVARSSKSAGYDLREPSVIREVLEATNAQHGRLDGLVVASGVVAFGAASDLEPTTVDELFAVNTISPIQLITQSQPYLAASAREGREPFVVTLSGVVAEAPVAGLAAYSASKAGLASFVVAAAREYRRAGIRILDARPGHTGTALSEHPIAGSAPRFGAGLDPDVVAARIITAIVDGEKDLPSTAF, encoded by the coding sequence ATGATGACTCTTCAGGGTGCGGTTGTTCTGGTGGTCGGCGCCACTGGCGGACTCGGTTCGCGCATCGCCGCTCAACTGGAGAGCGCCGGCGCTATCGTCGCCCGGTCGTCAAAGTCTGCTGGGTACGATCTGCGCGAACCCTCCGTGATCCGGGAAGTCCTGGAAGCCACAAATGCGCAGCACGGACGCCTCGACGGGCTGGTCGTGGCGTCCGGGGTCGTCGCTTTCGGCGCCGCATCTGACCTTGAACCCACCACGGTGGACGAACTCTTCGCTGTGAACACGATCAGTCCGATCCAGCTCATTACCCAGAGCCAGCCCTACCTCGCGGCCTCGGCACGTGAGGGCCGGGAACCTTTTGTGGTCACACTGAGCGGCGTTGTTGCCGAGGCACCCGTGGCTGGTCTGGCGGCCTACTCGGCGTCGAAGGCTGGGCTTGCGTCCTTCGTCGTCGCAGCGGCGCGCGAGTATCGCCGCGCGGGCATCCGAATCCTGGACGCCCGCCCAGGTCACACTGGTACCGCGCTCTCCGAGCATCCGATCGCCGGGTCAGCGCCGCGATTCGGAGCGGGGCTGGATCCGGACGTGGTTGCAGCGCGGATTATCACCGCGATCGTCGATGGCGAGAAGGATCTACCCAGCACGGCCTTCTAG
- the ychF gene encoding redox-regulated ATPase YchF, translated as MALTIGIVGLPNVGKSTLFNALTRNQVLAANYPFATIEPNVGVVNLPDPRLQKLAEIFGSQRLLPAPVSFVDIAGIVKGASEGEGLGNKFLANIREAEAIAQVVRVFDDPDVIHVDGKVDPRSDMETINTELILADLQTIENAIPRIEKEVKIKKREAAELAAIKAAQAVLERGDTIFSSVKSDKLEMEHLKELSLLTAKPFIYVFNADEGILGSPEKQDELRALVAPADAIFLDAKLESDLVELDEEEAREMLEMNGQDESGLDQLARVGFHTLGLQTYLTAGPKETRAWTIHQGDTAPQAAGVIHSDFQRGFIKAEVVSFNDLIEAGSMAEAKSRGKVRIEGKEYVMADGDVVEFRFNV; from the coding sequence GTGGCTCTTACTATTGGCATCGTCGGACTGCCCAACGTCGGCAAATCAACTCTCTTCAACGCACTGACCCGCAACCAGGTCCTGGCGGCGAACTATCCGTTCGCCACCATCGAACCCAATGTCGGCGTCGTGAACCTGCCGGATCCCCGGCTCCAGAAGCTCGCGGAGATCTTCGGCTCCCAGCGCCTGTTGCCCGCACCGGTGTCCTTCGTGGACATCGCCGGCATCGTGAAGGGCGCGTCCGAGGGCGAGGGCCTGGGCAACAAGTTCCTCGCCAACATCCGCGAGGCCGAGGCCATCGCCCAGGTGGTCCGCGTGTTCGATGACCCCGATGTCATCCACGTGGACGGCAAGGTGGATCCCCGCTCGGACATGGAGACCATCAACACCGAGCTGATCCTGGCTGACCTCCAGACCATCGAAAATGCCATTCCCCGGATCGAAAAAGAAGTCAAGATCAAGAAACGGGAAGCCGCCGAGCTGGCAGCCATCAAGGCAGCCCAGGCGGTCCTGGAACGCGGCGACACCATTTTCTCTTCGGTCAAGAGCGACAAGCTGGAGATGGAGCACCTCAAGGAGCTCAGCCTCCTGACCGCCAAGCCGTTCATCTACGTCTTCAACGCTGACGAAGGCATCCTGGGCAGCCCGGAGAAGCAGGACGAACTGCGGGCACTGGTCGCCCCGGCGGACGCTATCTTCCTCGACGCAAAGCTCGAGTCCGACCTCGTGGAGCTGGATGAGGAAGAGGCCCGCGAGATGCTGGAAATGAACGGCCAGGATGAGTCAGGCCTCGACCAGCTGGCCCGCGTGGGCTTCCACACGCTGGGCCTGCAGACCTACCTCACGGCAGGTCCCAAGGAAACCCGCGCCTGGACCATCCACCAGGGCGACACCGCACCGCAGGCCGCCGGCGTGATCCACTCCGACTTCCAGCGCGGCTTCATCAAGGCCGAAGTGGTTTCCTTCAACGACCTCATCGAGGCCGGCTCCATGGCTGAAGCCAAGTCTCGCGGCAAGGTGCGGATTGAAGGCAAGGAATACGTGATGGCCGACGGCGATGTGGTGGAGTTTAGATTTAATGTATAG
- a CDS encoding DNA recombination protein RmuC, with amino-acid sequence MDAFALILALFMLLLGALAGAAATYLILRRRSNALEEDFDAVSARLSEVNAHFAAADAERRLLGAQNRELGESRSQDGSVLRALAPVAEKLTAVQQQVALLERDRLEQYGQLAQQLQEARHSDAQLIRSTHALESALRSNSARGQWGEVQLRRVVEASGMLKHVDFLEQVHSAGGDSTIRPDLVVQLPGEKQLVVDAKVPLSSYLEAQELGSESGPDHTSLNGQGAARNNVSRQALLAAHSKALRAHVDALSNKKYWDIPGNSPELVICFLPAESILAAALMADATLLDHALSRNVVLASPSTLLAVLKSVAFTWRQDVLTDSARELFDLARQLYERMGTLGENVGKLGSSLKSSVDRYNSMVGTLEARILPTARKLNAMEESGLLTPAALEVTPRSLAAPELQQDNEAA; translated from the coding sequence ATGGATGCTTTTGCCCTGATTCTTGCCCTGTTCATGCTGCTGCTCGGCGCCCTCGCCGGTGCCGCCGCCACCTACCTGATCCTTCGCCGGCGCAGCAATGCGTTGGAAGAGGATTTCGACGCCGTCTCTGCCCGCCTTTCGGAGGTGAACGCGCACTTCGCAGCGGCCGACGCCGAGCGCCGGCTTCTCGGCGCCCAGAACCGGGAGCTTGGTGAGTCACGCAGCCAGGACGGCAGCGTGCTGCGTGCCCTCGCTCCGGTTGCGGAGAAGCTGACTGCGGTACAGCAGCAGGTGGCGCTGCTGGAGCGCGACCGCCTCGAGCAGTACGGCCAACTGGCACAGCAGCTGCAGGAGGCCCGGCACTCCGATGCCCAGCTGATCCGGTCAACCCATGCCCTTGAATCCGCCCTGCGCTCCAACAGCGCCCGCGGCCAGTGGGGCGAGGTGCAGCTGCGCCGCGTGGTCGAAGCGTCCGGAATGCTGAAGCACGTCGATTTCCTGGAGCAGGTCCACAGCGCCGGCGGCGACTCAACCATCCGGCCCGACCTCGTGGTCCAGCTGCCGGGCGAGAAGCAGCTGGTGGTTGACGCGAAGGTTCCCCTGTCCTCCTATCTCGAGGCGCAGGAACTCGGTTCAGAATCAGGTCCGGACCACACCAGCCTCAACGGTCAGGGTGCTGCCAGGAACAACGTTTCCCGGCAGGCGCTGCTCGCAGCCCACTCGAAGGCCCTGCGTGCCCACGTGGACGCGCTCAGCAACAAGAAGTACTGGGACATTCCCGGCAACTCCCCCGAGCTGGTGATCTGCTTCCTGCCCGCGGAATCCATCCTGGCTGCGGCGCTGATGGCAGATGCGACGCTCCTGGACCATGCGCTTTCACGGAACGTGGTGCTGGCCTCGCCCAGCACGCTGTTGGCTGTGCTGAAATCGGTCGCTTTCACGTGGCGCCAGGATGTGCTGACGGACAGCGCACGCGAACTGTTTGACCTCGCCCGCCAGCTGTACGAACGCATGGGGACCCTGGGCGAGAACGTGGGGAAGCTGGGTTCGTCGCTGAAGTCCTCGGTGGACCGCTATAACTCCATGGTGGGCACGCTCGAGGCACGGATCCTGCCCACTGCCCGCAAGCTCAACGCCATGGAGGAGTCAGGACTGCTGACCCCCGCAGCGCTCGAGGTGACGCCGCGTTCGCTGGCTGCCCCCGAACTGCAGCAGGACAACGAGGCCGCCTAA
- a CDS encoding 4-hydroxy-3-methylbut-2-enyl diphosphate reductase, with the protein MTSSAVSLSMPTVPRRRRSPEEVLAASPVSGPKRVLLAAPRGYCAGVDRAVIAVEKALEHYGPPVYVRKQIVHNVHVVSSLEAQGAIFVDETDEVPEGALVIFSAHGVSPAVVQSAEDRGLRTIDATCPLVTKVHKEAVRFAKDDFDILLIGHDGHEEVEGTAGEAPEHIQIINGPHEVDKVTVRDPEKVIWLSQTTLSVDETMETVRLLKERFPTLQDPPSDDICYATTNRQVAIKKISPQADLVIVVGSANSSNSVRLVEVALEYGAKASYRVDFANEVDEAWFEGVATVGVTSGASVPEVLVTDVLRLLADYGYGAVEEVVTAEEDLLFSLPKELRATLKEAGDVSRALGGRRSRD; encoded by the coding sequence ATGACTTCCTCCGCAGTTTCCCTTTCGATGCCAACTGTCCCGCGAAGGCGGCGCTCACCTGAGGAAGTACTCGCAGCATCCCCGGTGTCGGGCCCCAAGCGAGTCCTCCTCGCTGCTCCGCGCGGCTACTGCGCCGGCGTGGACAGGGCTGTGATCGCCGTGGAAAAGGCATTGGAACACTATGGCCCGCCCGTCTATGTCCGCAAGCAGATCGTGCATAACGTCCACGTGGTCAGCTCGCTCGAGGCGCAGGGCGCCATTTTTGTGGACGAGACGGACGAGGTACCGGAAGGCGCCCTTGTCATCTTCTCGGCCCACGGTGTATCGCCCGCAGTCGTCCAGTCCGCCGAGGACCGTGGCCTGCGCACCATCGATGCCACCTGCCCCCTGGTGACCAAGGTCCACAAGGAAGCGGTCAGGTTCGCCAAGGACGACTTCGACATCCTGCTGATCGGTCACGACGGTCACGAGGAAGTCGAAGGAACCGCCGGCGAAGCCCCGGAACACATCCAGATCATCAACGGCCCCCACGAAGTGGACAAGGTCACCGTCAGGGATCCGGAAAAGGTCATCTGGCTGTCCCAGACAACGCTGAGCGTGGACGAGACCATGGAAACCGTCCGGTTGCTGAAGGAGCGTTTCCCGACGCTGCAGGATCCGCCCAGCGACGACATCTGCTATGCCACCACCAACCGTCAGGTGGCCATCAAGAAGATCTCGCCGCAGGCCGATCTGGTCATTGTGGTGGGGTCAGCCAATTCCTCTAACTCGGTCCGGCTGGTCGAGGTTGCCCTGGAGTACGGCGCCAAGGCGTCCTACCGCGTGGATTTCGCCAACGAAGTGGACGAGGCCTGGTTTGAGGGCGTCGCCACTGTGGGTGTCACGTCCGGAGCCTCCGTTCCCGAAGTCCTGGTCACCGACGTCCTGCGCCTGCTGGCCGACTACGGCTATGGCGCGGTGGAAGAAGTTGTGACCGCAGAAGAGGACCTCCTGTTCTCGTTGCCCAAGGAACTGCGGGCAACGCTGAAGGAGGCCGGCGATGTCAGCCGCGCCCTCGGCGGGCGCCGGTCCCGCGACTGA
- the xseA gene encoding exodeoxyribonuclease VII large subunit, translating to MSEQAALPGTAATTLPATAAETTPDNPWPLQLLSQKLKVHIDRAPAAWVEGQVIEMNRRGGNAYLTLRDVDAEVSLPASVWTKVLDRQNMPLERGSRVVALLKPEFWLKTGRLNMQVRDIRPVGLGDLLARIERLRQALAAEGLFADSRKKPLPLLPHRIGLITGRDSDAKKDVLQNAALRWPAVEFEIREVAVQGNTAVSQIVRALRELDGRPDVDVIVIARGGGALEDLLPFNSEELIRAVAAAATPVVSAIGHEADRPLLDDVADLRASTPTDAAKRIVPDVAEELSNVLQAREHLRRCIGRLVDRETDRLASLHTRPVLASPEGMVTVRAEEIERLLRRSSAAVSSTVVRAADQLVHLQAQVRALSPQKTLDRGYAVVELADGRPARPTEPAGHAVVREPSEAPAGTALSVRVAHGRFGATSTGELTQGEAHARVED from the coding sequence ATGTCTGAACAGGCTGCCCTGCCAGGCACTGCTGCCACCACGCTGCCTGCCACCGCCGCTGAAACGACGCCCGACAATCCCTGGCCGTTGCAGCTGCTGTCCCAAAAACTCAAGGTCCATATCGACCGCGCACCGGCGGCCTGGGTGGAGGGCCAGGTCATTGAGATGAACCGCCGCGGCGGCAACGCCTACCTGACGCTCCGGGACGTGGACGCCGAGGTTTCCCTGCCTGCCTCCGTCTGGACGAAAGTCCTTGACCGCCAGAACATGCCGCTGGAGCGCGGTTCCCGCGTCGTTGCCCTGCTCAAGCCGGAGTTCTGGCTGAAGACCGGCCGCCTCAACATGCAGGTCAGGGACATCAGGCCCGTTGGCCTCGGCGACCTTCTGGCACGGATCGAACGGCTCCGGCAGGCTCTCGCCGCGGAAGGGCTTTTTGCCGACTCGCGGAAGAAGCCGTTGCCGCTCCTCCCCCATCGGATCGGTCTCATCACAGGACGGGATTCGGACGCCAAAAAGGACGTCCTTCAAAATGCTGCCCTCCGCTGGCCCGCCGTCGAGTTCGAGATCCGGGAGGTCGCCGTCCAAGGGAACACAGCCGTATCCCAGATTGTCCGCGCCCTCCGGGAGCTGGATGGCCGCCCGGACGTGGACGTCATCGTCATCGCCCGGGGCGGCGGCGCCCTGGAGGACCTGCTGCCGTTCAACAGCGAAGAACTGATCAGGGCCGTGGCGGCTGCCGCCACGCCTGTCGTCAGTGCCATTGGGCACGAGGCAGACAGGCCACTGCTCGACGACGTTGCCGACCTCCGCGCGTCCACGCCCACCGATGCTGCCAAGAGGATCGTGCCTGACGTAGCCGAGGAACTGTCGAATGTCCTTCAGGCCCGGGAACACCTGCGCCGCTGCATCGGCAGGTTGGTGGACCGGGAGACGGACCGGCTCGCCTCACTCCATACGCGGCCTGTCCTGGCCAGCCCCGAAGGTATGGTGACGGTACGTGCTGAGGAAATTGAGCGTCTCCTGAGGCGCTCCTCCGCGGCCGTCAGCTCAACGGTAGTGCGGGCTGCTGACCAGTTGGTCCACCTGCAGGCCCAGGTGCGCGCCCTGTCCCCGCAAAAAACCCTGGACCGCGGCTACGCCGTGGTGGAACTCGCGGACGGCCGGCCGGCCCGGCCCACAGAGCCTGCAGGCCATGCCGTGGTCCGCGAGCCTTCAGAGGCCCCTGCCGGAACCGCCTTGTCCGTCCGGGTGGCCCACGGCCGGTTCGGAGCAACATCCACCGGCGAACTCACACAAGGAGAAGCACATGCCCGAGTCGAAGACTGA
- a CDS encoding exodeoxyribonuclease VII small subunit, with translation MPESKTDPEIEALSYEEAREQLVQVVGKLEAGGASLEESLALWERGEALAKRCEEWLEGARKRLAAARDQPL, from the coding sequence ATGCCCGAGTCGAAGACTGACCCCGAAATCGAAGCCCTCAGCTATGAGGAAGCCCGCGAGCAGCTGGTCCAGGTAGTGGGCAAACTCGAGGCCGGCGGTGCCAGCCTCGAAGAATCCCTGGCGCTGTGGGAACGCGGGGAAGCGCTGGCCAAGCGGTGCGAGGAATGGCTGGAGGGTGCCCGGAAACGCCTCGCCGCAGCCCGCGACCAGCCGCTCTGA
- a CDS encoding polyphosphate kinase 2 family protein — MAGLVEFKEHPSLTLKAGGGFVLADVDPDATPGFAGNKVDGQALLADLDDKLAQFQEQLFAESRFGGNKRILLILQAMDTAGKGGIVKHVMAAMDPQGVQFKAFKAPTEEEKSYDFLWRVEKEVPAAGMVGVFDRSHYEDVLIHRVHGWASPEELKRRYVAINEFEARMTDSGTKIVKVMLNISKDEQKARLTARLDDPAKHWKYSRGDLTERAFWADYMAAYQAAIDNTNTEAAPWHVIPANKKWFARIAVQQLLLAAFKDLHLQWPKADFDVGVERELVQRS; from the coding sequence ATGGCCGGCCTGGTTGAGTTCAAAGAGCATCCGTCCTTGACGCTGAAGGCCGGGGGTGGCTTTGTCCTGGCAGATGTTGACCCGGATGCCACCCCGGGCTTCGCGGGCAACAAAGTGGACGGGCAGGCACTCCTGGCGGACCTGGACGACAAACTGGCCCAGTTTCAGGAGCAACTGTTCGCCGAGTCCAGGTTCGGCGGAAACAAGCGGATCCTGCTGATCCTGCAGGCGATGGACACCGCCGGCAAAGGCGGGATCGTCAAACACGTCATGGCGGCGATGGATCCGCAGGGGGTTCAGTTCAAGGCCTTCAAAGCTCCCACTGAGGAGGAGAAGTCCTATGACTTCCTCTGGCGCGTTGAGAAGGAAGTCCCGGCAGCCGGCATGGTGGGTGTTTTTGACCGGTCCCACTACGAAGACGTCCTCATCCACCGTGTCCATGGCTGGGCTTCTCCGGAAGAGCTGAAGCGCCGGTACGTGGCCATCAACGAATTTGAGGCCCGGATGACGGACTCCGGCACCAAGATCGTCAAAGTGATGCTCAACATCAGCAAGGACGAACAGAAAGCACGGCTTACTGCCCGCCTGGATGACCCGGCCAAGCACTGGAAGTACAGCCGCGGTGACCTGACCGAACGGGCCTTCTGGGCGGACTACATGGCGGCCTACCAGGCCGCCATTGACAACACGAACACCGAGGCGGCCCCCTGGCATGTGATCCCCGCCAATAAGAAGTGGTTCGCCCGGATCGCCGTCCAGCAGCTGCTGCTCGCCGCCTTTAAGGACCTTCACCTCCAGTGGCCCAAAGCGGACTTCGACGTCGGCGTGGAGCGCGAGCTCGTCCAGAGGTCCTGA
- a CDS encoding pyridoxal phosphate-dependent aminotransferase: MAEFKQSTKLRNVLYDIRGPILQAAQQMEAEGHRILKLNIGNPAPFGFEAPDAILVDMIRHLPHAQGYSDSRGIFSARTAVSQYYQTRGIQNIHVDDIYLGNGVSELITMSLMALLDAGDEVLIPTPDYPLWTASVALAGGKPVHYLCDEESGWQPDLEDMEAKITPRTKGIVVINPNNPTGAVYPAETLKKIVSLAEKHGLVIFADEIYEKILYEDAVHINLAGLTGDDVLCLTFSGLSKAYRVCGYRAGWMAISGPKKDAADYLEGISLLANMRLCANVPAQHAIQTALGGYQSINDLILPGGRLLEQRNKAYDMLNAIPGVSTQQARGAMYLFPKLDPEVYHIRDDEKFVLDLLREQKILVSHGRAFNWVRPDHFRMVTLPLVKDLEEAINRMGDFLSRYKGN, encoded by the coding sequence ATGGCAGAATTCAAGCAGTCCACTAAGCTTCGCAACGTCCTTTACGACATCCGTGGACCGATTCTTCAGGCCGCCCAGCAAATGGAGGCGGAGGGTCACCGGATCCTCAAACTGAACATCGGAAACCCGGCACCGTTCGGATTCGAAGCCCCGGACGCCATCCTGGTGGACATGATCCGCCACCTGCCGCACGCCCAGGGTTACAGCGACTCGCGCGGAATATTCTCCGCCCGCACGGCGGTCTCGCAGTACTACCAGACCCGCGGGATCCAGAACATCCACGTAGACGATATCTACCTGGGCAACGGCGTCAGTGAACTCATCACCATGTCCCTGATGGCGCTGCTGGACGCCGGAGACGAAGTGCTGATCCCGACGCCTGACTACCCGCTGTGGACCGCATCCGTTGCCCTCGCAGGCGGCAAGCCCGTCCACTACCTCTGCGATGAGGAGTCAGGCTGGCAGCCGGACCTCGAGGACATGGAAGCAAAGATCACCCCCCGCACCAAGGGCATTGTGGTGATCAACCCCAACAACCCCACCGGTGCTGTTTACCCGGCAGAGACCCTGAAGAAGATCGTGTCGCTCGCCGAAAAGCACGGCCTGGTGATCTTTGCCGACGAGATCTACGAGAAGATCCTCTACGAGGACGCCGTGCACATCAACCTGGCCGGACTCACTGGCGACGATGTCCTTTGCCTAACCTTCAGCGGACTCTCGAAGGCCTACCGTGTCTGCGGCTACCGTGCAGGCTGGATGGCCATCTCAGGGCCGAAAAAGGATGCTGCAGACTACTTGGAGGGCATTAGCCTGCTCGCCAATATGCGCCTGTGTGCAAACGTCCCGGCCCAGCACGCCATCCAGACTGCGCTCGGCGGCTACCAGAGCATCAACGACCTGATCCTGCCGGGAGGCCGCCTGCTCGAGCAGCGCAACAAGGCCTACGACATGCTCAACGCCATTCCCGGGGTCAGCACACAGCAGGCCAGGGGTGCGATGTACCTTTTCCCGAAGCTGGATCCCGAGGTTTACCACATCCGCGACGACGAGAAGTTCGTCCTGGATCTGCTCCGTGAGCAGAAAATCCTTGTCTCGCACGGCCGGGCCTTCAACTGGGTCCGCCCCGACCACTTCCGGATGGTCACCCTGCCCCTGGTGAAGGACCTTGAGGAGGCCATCAACCGCATGGGGGACTTCCTGAGCAGGTACAAAGGGAACTAG
- a CDS encoding ABC transporter substrate-binding protein: protein MKDNIRTTLTRRGLAGLAAGVGLAVALTACGGGDPLATPSTSATSGGTGGGSLIVGSADFPESQIVAEIYAGALGAAGITATTKPNIGAREIYFKAVQDGSVDLVPDYSGNLLSHVDPEAAEVSAEDIYKALPEKLPAGLAVLEASKAESKDAMVVTKATAEKYQLKSIEDLAKVCKDLTMAAPATFETRAYGFPGLKANYGCELKALKPFSDGGGNLTLQALLTDDVQVADIYTTTPSIADNDLVVLEDPKNNFKAQQVLPLYNTAKMTDKAKEALNAVSKILTTEDLVNLNRAVSGSQKQNPKDAAATWLKDKGIVK from the coding sequence ATGAAAGACAACATCCGGACCACGCTGACCCGCCGGGGACTGGCAGGCCTGGCCGCCGGCGTCGGCCTTGCCGTGGCACTGACAGCATGCGGCGGCGGCGATCCGCTGGCCACCCCCAGCACCAGCGCCACAAGCGGCGGCACCGGGGGCGGCTCGCTGATTGTCGGCTCTGCTGACTTCCCTGAAAGCCAGATCGTGGCGGAAATCTACGCCGGCGCCCTGGGCGCCGCAGGCATCACCGCCACCACCAAACCCAATATCGGGGCCCGGGAAATCTACTTCAAGGCTGTCCAGGACGGGTCGGTCGACCTGGTCCCGGATTACTCCGGCAACCTGCTGTCGCACGTTGATCCGGAGGCTGCCGAGGTCTCGGCCGAGGACATTTACAAGGCGCTGCCGGAAAAGCTGCCGGCGGGACTGGCCGTCCTGGAGGCATCCAAGGCAGAGTCCAAGGACGCCATGGTGGTCACCAAGGCCACAGCGGAGAAGTACCAGCTGAAGTCCATCGAGGACCTTGCCAAGGTCTGCAAGGACCTGACCATGGCGGCGCCGGCGACGTTCGAAACGCGGGCTTATGGCTTCCCGGGGCTCAAAGCCAACTATGGCTGTGAACTGAAGGCCCTGAAGCCGTTCAGCGACGGCGGCGGCAACCTGACCCTGCAGGCCCTGTTGACCGATGATGTGCAGGTGGCGGACATTTACACCACCACGCCGTCCATCGCCGACAACGACCTGGTGGTGCTGGAAGATCCAAAGAACAACTTCAAGGCCCAGCAGGTCCTGCCGCTGTACAACACGGCAAAAATGACCGACAAGGCCAAGGAAGCCCTCAATGCAGTCTCGAAGATCCTCACCACCGAGGACCTGGTGAACCTCAACCGCGCTGTCAGCGGCAGCCAGAAGCAGAACCCCAAAGACGCTGCTGCCACGTGGCTGAAGGATAAGGGCATCGTCAAGTAG
- a CDS encoding ABC transporter permease — MSNVFTETLGWLADPSHWTGSSGIPVRLLEHLQYSGLVLVIAAAIAVPVGLYIGHTGRGRVVAVAVAGALRALPTLGLLVLFALLAGTSLWPPVWALVILTVPPLLAGTYAGIASVDRAVVDAARAMGMTELQILFRVELPNGLQVMFGGLRTAVLQVIATVSVVAYLPLGGLGRYLFDGLVLQDFPRMLAGSLLIAGLAIVIDLILAAVQRTVLSPGLKTDPRGGRTATADLPAAAPAPAAVQGGTP, encoded by the coding sequence ATGAGCAACGTTTTCACGGAAACCCTCGGCTGGCTTGCCGATCCCAGCCACTGGACCGGCAGTTCCGGCATCCCGGTCCGGTTGCTGGAGCACCTCCAGTACAGCGGGCTGGTCCTGGTGATAGCGGCAGCCATCGCGGTTCCCGTGGGCCTCTATATAGGGCACACCGGGCGCGGCCGCGTGGTAGCCGTTGCTGTGGCGGGCGCGCTCCGCGCACTGCCGACTTTGGGCCTGCTGGTGCTTTTCGCCCTGCTTGCCGGGACCAGCCTGTGGCCGCCGGTCTGGGCACTGGTGATCCTTACAGTGCCGCCGCTCCTCGCAGGAACATACGCAGGTATCGCCAGCGTCGACAGGGCCGTGGTGGACGCGGCCCGGGCCATGGGCATGACGGAGCTGCAGATACTTTTCCGCGTCGAGCTGCCCAACGGCCTGCAGGTCATGTTCGGCGGTCTCCGGACTGCCGTGCTTCAAGTTATCGCCACAGTGTCCGTGGTGGCATACCTGCCCCTGGGCGGGCTGGGCCGCTACCTGTTTGACGGGCTGGTCCTGCAGGACTTCCCGCGCATGCTGGCCGGGTCCTTGCTTATCGCCGGGCTGGCCATCGTTATTGACCTGATCCTGGCTGCGGTGCAAAGAACAGTTCTTTCCCCGGGCCTTAAAACCGATCCCCGCGGTGGCCGGACGGCCACCGCTGATCTCCCAGCTGCCGCGCCCGCGCCAGCTGCTGTTCAAGGAGGCACTCCATGA
- a CDS encoding ABC transporter permease translates to MEWFLANSGMVLERAGQHIVLALVPMVLGLLISIPLAQFARVHPVLRSVVVTASSLLYTIPSLALFIILPSILATRILDPLNVIVALTIYAVALLVRAALDAFDSVEEDLRQAATAMGYKPWLRFVQIDLPLSLPVMFAGLRVVSVSNISLVSVAALLGVGNLGMLFTDGLQRNFVTEVVVGIVAILLLALLMDAVLVLLERLLTPWTRAAKAAGPSVPVSARYVVDANVHAGAGS, encoded by the coding sequence ATGGAGTGGTTCCTGGCAAACAGCGGCATGGTCCTGGAACGGGCCGGGCAGCATATTGTGCTTGCACTGGTGCCCATGGTCCTGGGGCTGCTGATCTCCATTCCGCTGGCCCAGTTTGCACGGGTCCATCCGGTGCTGCGGTCAGTGGTGGTCACGGCCAGTTCGTTGCTGTACACCATCCCGTCGCTGGCGCTGTTCATCATCCTGCCTTCCATCCTTGCCACTCGGATCCTGGATCCCCTCAATGTCATTGTTGCGCTGACCATCTACGCGGTGGCGCTGCTGGTGCGCGCCGCCCTTGATGCCTTCGACTCTGTTGAAGAGGACCTCCGGCAGGCCGCGACCGCCATGGGCTACAAACCCTGGCTCCGCTTTGTCCAGATCGACCTGCCGCTTTCCCTCCCGGTGATGTTTGCCGGGCTCCGAGTCGTCTCCGTCAGCAATATCTCCCTGGTGAGCGTTGCTGCGCTCCTGGGCGTTGGCAACCTCGGGATGCTGTTTACTGACGGCCTGCAGCGGAACTTCGTGACCGAAGTGGTGGTGGGGATTGTGGCCATCCTGCTGCTGGCGCTGCTGATGGATGCGGTGCTGGTCCTGCTTGAGCGGCTGCTGACACCGTGGACCCGCGCCGCGAAAGCGGCAGGCCCGTCCGTGCCCGTCAGCGCACGTTATGTTGTCGATGCCAACGTGCACGCGGGGGCCGGCTCATGA